One Nitrospira sp. genomic window, CGACGATCATTTTGGCGAAGCCGGTGTAGGCGTTGTCTACCATCGTCCCCACCGGACTCTTTCCATCCCAGATGTAGTTGAGCGCGCCGATGGGAATCTCGCCGAACAGGACCTGCCCGGCCTTATACTGCAATTTCTTCCCGAAGCTCACCTTGTCCGGTTCATACGCAAAAGTGATGTAAAGCCGCGCCGGATAATCATCGCCGTCCTTGCGGGCCACATCACTCCGCTCCAGCACATGGTCGATCTTCCAGCGCCAGCGAACGATCGGATACTCACGCGGACTGATCGTCACGGCTCTTGTCAGTCCCGAGGCGGAGGCGTCGCTCACCGCCTTCACAACGGACACTGCCCCATCCTTCACCACTTCGTAGCGCGTGTGCCGTGAGATCTTCTTGAACGTGAGCGGGTTCCACCCCTCCGGTAGACTGTCCCCTGGGGCCGCGAGCGAAAAGGCCCCCACGACCAGCTTGGCCGGATCATTCGCAAGCCCTACCGACGCTGAGCCCAGCAACAAGAGCACCAGCATGCCACGCTGCACTGCAGATAGACTCATCGCCGCAACCAAGCAAAGAGACGGGCCAGGATTGCTTTGGTCCGCGGCGTGAAGTGTGCTTTGCGCCAAAGATTGGCGGTCTTCTTGATGATCTCGGCCCGGGTGGGATAGGGATGGATCGTTGCCGCAATGGTCTTCACACCAACATCTGCCTTCATCGCGACCGACACTTCGCTGATCAGGTCTCCCGCATGGGACGACACAATCGTTGCACCAAGAATCTTGTCGGTCCCTTTCTGAATGTGCAGACGGGCGAACCCTTCCTCGTCCCCATCAAGAATGGCTCGATCGACCTCCGTGAAGGGATAGGTATAGGTTTCGACCTCCACCCCTTTCTGCTTGGCGTCGGCTTCGTAGAGGCCGACGTGGGCGATCTCCGGAGTGGTATAGGTGCACCAGGGCATGTTCAGTG contains:
- a CDS encoding DUF3047 domain-containing protein; this translates as MQRGMLVLLLLGSASVGLANDPAKLVVGAFSLAAPGDSLPEGWNPLTFKKISRHTRYEVVKDGAVSVVKAVSDASASGLTRAVTISPREYPIVRWRWKIDHVLERSDVARKDGDDYPARLYITFAYEPDKVSFGKKLQYKAGQVLFGEIPIGALNYIWDGKSPVGTMVDNAYTGFAKMIVVQSGSRHVGSWVEEERNVYEDYTRAFGEEPPAINGVAIMTDTDNTLEQAVAYYGDIVFVQAMK